The genomic stretch CTCTGTGACTGTTCAGGGCATCCAGGTAGGGAacattagacagacaaggtgggtgaggtaatatcttttattgggccaactttggttggtgagagagacaagctttcttactgacacagagctcttcttcagatctggaaaatGACGCTCTGAATatgtttcccagatctgaaggcgAGCTCTGAAGCAGCTTGAAAGtttgtgtctttcaccaacagaagttggtccaatgaatcattttacctcacccaccttgtctctctgagtgAAAGATTAATACCTTTAATCAGACTGCAGCTCATTTGATCATCACACTGAATTTGCCATCTCCTTCTGCTCAGACAGTTATACCAACAGTAGCTGGGTGATGCTTCTGGTCCCATTTCCACATGGCAGTCAAGTCACTGGGGCAGCGAATCTGGCTTGTGTGATCCATGGAGTGTCCAGCCCAGTCTATGTTTCCTGGAGTGTTTcgggggagctgcaggaacagGGGCTGATGCGCTCATTGAAAGCAAAGGATGGATCTTTAACGCTCATAAATCACATCAGCGTCCCCATGGACACCTGGATCAGTGGGAAGAATTTCACCTGTGAAGTCAAATTCAACTCTTCCGGCAACACTGTGAAGAAAAGTACCAGGTATTCTGTAGGTGAGTGATACTATATTTGAGACCAAGGGAGACTCAGATGTGAAATACGGGTGAAGTGGCCACAATCAGAGCTGCTTCTACGTATCTTTCCATCACAGAAAGCTGGAATATTCTATGTCTTGTTAGAATTTCTCTAGAGAATTTGGGGAAAAGTCACGTGAGACATTACAGGGATCACAAGACAATGTAGCTCTGCTCTCTAAGGGGGCTTTCACCCAGATTTTACATATAAAGCACTGTAAagacttaaaaaataatatatctcATGAGTAAAAGGGGAATTGAGAGGCATTTGAGAAGAGAGATGTGTTCCAATGAGATATGCAAAGTGATGGAGAGGCGATGAGGTGAGGAGAAACCTAGAGGGAGGATTTTGTAGATGGCAGAAGGTCCAGAGAAGATTCTGATTACAGGGGAAAGAATTCACCTTAGGGAAAGGCGTAACACAGAGGGTGAAAGGTGTTGAAGGTTCCTGTTGCCTCACTCCTCGGGGGTAAGGCTCGTGGTGAACAGGGGTCAGGAGAGAAGAGCTGGATGTGGTGGCATCACGACCCTCTTGGCTCGAGTCAGCCACTTACTTGTGTCTGGTTTTTTCCTTgctccacagcccctgccagcgaGTGCTCACATTACATTGTGCGTCTTGCAGCTGTTGCtggtctgctgctgctgttggtgtCTCTGACCCTCGTCTGGACCCTCTGCCCTTCCATGCTAGGTaataaacccagcccagcctagaCACTCCCCCACAGAGAGAAATCCTGCTCCCCTGCTTGCTACTGGGGACTGCAACTGTCCTGTCCAACACATGAACACGCTGCAAATGTCACAAATGCCAGCACTGATCTCAGAAAGTTTGTTTTCTGCATCTTGAATTTCCTGTGTCAGGAGAACGGCTTTGTTCTCCGTGACAAAGGGAGCAATGTGGAAAGGCTTCTACTGCGCAGGGCCCAGGGCCCTTGTCTGTAGTTCACAAAGAGCACTAGCCTTTCTGATGAACCTCTCTCCATTTACCATGCTTCGTGGTGCATTGGGCACCCACAGCTCGGATGCACCATTAGTCAATGAACCAGTTGGGGGAGTGACCATGGAAGAGGAACTTTTACTGTTGTCTTAGTTTGTTCCAGGACTTAAGCCCAGGATCTCAGCACCCCCAGCTTCAGAAGAGCACCAGGTACGGCTCTCTGCAAACTGTCTCTGTCTAAATCAATGTATCTGTCTCAAGAATTTCTAATCCATCAACTTCATATATTTAGAAATTAAACTGGTTGTTCTGGAAGGAGAAGATGAAAGTGAGATCTAGCGGTTGGAACAGCTGAAAGGGAACAAAGAGCCTTAATACTAACTCTGGTATCAATTTACTGTGGGATAGTGAGCAAGTCACTTACTGCTCTGTGAATCCCTTTCCCCATGAGTAAAAAGTGGATAACTAGACTTACCGCTCAAGGATGATGGGAAGTTTGATGTTTgtttattcctgactctgcccttTACAGGGTTTTTGTGTGGAGCTGGGAACATTTTTGGCACTTATAAGATGAAGAGCCTTGAGAAATTATATTTGCAAAGCACATGAAGATTTTCCAGTGACAGgtgctatgggcctgatccaaagctcagtgaCCTCAATAGGAAACTGTCCATTGACATGGGGATTGGATCTGGCCAAATGTTGTTGTCAGTAGCTGAGTTCTTAAAGTCTAGGAACCCAGAATCCAGCGCTGGGTTCCATTCTGATAACACGTACTATTTATAGGACAAGCGGAAGAATCGGAGATGAGATGGGATTTTTCATCAGACTAAACTCACTTGGATGTTCAGTTCTGTTTCATCCTGTGTCCCTTCATTTTACAAGGAGGTGGCTCATGTTACTTATTGTCGTCAAACAGGGTGGAATCTTATACGCTCAGCTGGATTTAGATTCGCGGAATCGCAATGGGCGCACGATGCAGCCATCGGCCAGAGGGAAACATGTAAAAACCTGAACTGTCTAGTGAAGGGGAATCCATGTGGGAACTGTGTGTGAACATGTGTGAACATGTGGGAACTGATGTCTGGTTCTCTGCTAATCGGACGTAGCAGCTGGAAGAAggttctgtctgtctctgtctcctttctttttctattttctccACTTCTCTCTTTCGAATAAAAAGCTCAGAAGATCCCCATAGGGTCCAGCCTCATCAGGTGGGAAATCTCCTTTTGGGGTATAAAGGCATCCCAGTGTAGATGATTTTACATGTCACTTTTGtattagattggaagctctttggggcaggtacggtctctttgttctgtgtttgtgcagcgcctagcacaatgggtgcTATGGTAACACAATAATTATCATCGTCATCCTCTCATCTGCAGAGGGACCCAGACACAGCTGAACGGCTGCAGCTTCCCTGCAGAGAGTGAGGTCAGATGGCAGGAGCCTGCAGAGGGGATGTGCAGCCTCTGTATCaccacagctcccagctcccctgaTCATCAGCAGGTGCATGCTCCCTTTGCAGGAACGTAACATAGACGAGCAATGGGATTGGGAAGGGGAAGGATGGATGCAGGAGCTGGGAGGGATGAGAATCTCTCCccaggccagggctggagctgctACTCCAGTGCTTCCTCTGGAGCAGGGTCATTGAGAAACACGTCTGTGGACCAGTGCCGgtcctgagatctccctgacacagtttaggaaggcagccaGCCGGTCCCTGGTATCCAAAAGGCTGAGAAACGCTGCTCTAGAGTCTGCTGGTTTTCCCCAAGGGTGAGATTCACAGAGCCCTATGTTCCAGCCCCTCTGTGCCATCTAATATCCACACATTATCAATGACTGGAGCTCTCCTGGTGCCTGAGCCTCCATGTGCTGCCTGTTTACATCACAACTTGTTATTTTTCAAGCTGTCATTCAAACTGTCACTCATTAAAAAGACCCAGTATTGATGTTCATGTGTCTTGCCTTTTTTATCTGTTCAATGAATCAAGCTCAACTTATTGTGTGATAAATAAGGTGATGTCTTAaattctttgggccagattctgctctgatttacagcagtgtaaatctggaggagCTCTGTTTCAGTccgtggaattactctggatttactccGGAGTCTCTGAGAGCAGAAGCTGGCCCTGTCTATCCCAGTTAGCATCTGTGTTTCTCTTGGTGGATGATACAATGAATGCGTTACACAGAACTTGTTACACACACATCTTCAGCTATGGTAGGGCTGTCCACTAAAGTCTGGagaagaagtaataggcttaatttgcagcaagggaaatttagggtagatgttaggaaaaactttgtaactcTAAGGAGAGTTCGGCTCTGGAACAGGcatccaagggaggttgtggaatccctgccacaatagaggattttaaaaacaagttagacaaacgTGTCCAGGATGGTCCAGGTTTACTTGTCCagacccctgtgctgaggcagaacctGGATGACTTTTCAAGGATACTTCTAgtctgacatttctatgattctctgagtGCCAATAAAAAATGAATGACTAAGGGCCTGAATCTGATCTCATGTTACCCTGAGTACTGAACCTAACAGGGCTGCAGGAAGGTCCAGTTTTCCATTGTGACTTCAAACTGAGGTCTTGAAAGAATGGTGACTTGAAGTCACTGAGGATGCTTTCAGCAAGACGAAAGTATCTGGCTCTAGTTCCTTGGCCAACTTCCCCTGTGGGTAATTACAAGAGCTTGTCAGGAGTCTTTagaagaaacatttctttttcaaaaaatgcCCATTTGTTGAACTGAAGATTTGTTTTCCATAGGAAAAACATCAGTTTTGATTGATTGTTTTACTTGataaaaaagtttcagaatttcAAAATCAAACATTCCGGTTGTCCAGTTCAAAAAGATATCTTGCTTAGAAATATACACTAATTAtagtcaatttttattttaaatatttcatggtCAAAAAATTATATGGTCAGAATTGgaaggaaacatttcaaaattcttaaaacaaaacactgcctTTCACCCAAACCGAAAATGATTTTTGGTTGaagaaaatttttgagattttcacTTTTCATCCCAGTTCAACACAGGAAAATGTTTCAGTGTTTTGAAAATATATGTGTGTTGGGAAATCCATTTTCTGCCCAGCCCTGGTATTTACATGAGTGTAAAATTGCTCCTGTAGCTGCAGTTGGCTACATTTCTccttttcacttcctgtcctaagccACTgtgcagggctgctgtggggctgttaaatagctgccccgctcctccaccccccccccccatcgtaTAGAGAGATTTCTATATAAactaagggcccagtcctgcttgGTGCTGGGGCACTTCCTGTGATGTGCTGGACACCTCCCACATTCAGCAAAGGCAAGCGGAGTGGTGGGTGCTCAGCTGCTGTTAGGATCAGCTCCTATCTTCCGTTCCCTAAAGCACTGTACATTGTAAAGCAATGGAAGGAAGATGGTCCCCAGCATTAAAGAGCTGCCTGGAAGGGGTTTGTGACAGATCGATCCAGGGGAGCTGCTGTCAGCCAGAGCAGCCTCACAAGTGGGGTGCAGGCTACGGAGACATGGCCAAGGCACCCGGggattctgttctttttttttttttgtgagccAATTGCTCTCATCACTAGCCCACATTGCCCTCTATTGTCAGATGTTTCAGAAGGAACATTGACAGATGACCTTTACTTCTTTATCCCTGCTTTGTGCAGACAGAGGCAGCTTTCTAACCAGCCCCATTCAGTTAATTTTAACCAGTTTATTGCTAGACTCAAGGGGTGGTGCTTagcttccattgactccagtaggagTGAGGTACCTAACCCTCTTAGCcatatttgaaaatcccactaggcatctgCCTGCAtttataggcacctaaatacctttgaaaatccggcccaaagtcacttttggaaatgggacTTAGACTATTTTGAAAATCGTGTCTTATGTTGTCTTTTTTTCTCACACATGTCGGAGCTTTCAGTTTGATGATCTACAGTGCAGTTAACAGTCCTCCAAGACAAGACAACAAACAATCATTACATGTCTGTGTTGTGCCACCAAGAACTGTGTTACAATAAACCAAACATGGAAGGTTGAGGAGGATTTACATTGGGATTGTCAGAGGCCCTAAGTGGTTTAGGAGCATTTtcctttgaaagtcaatgggacttgtgcgcCGAACTCATGTGGGTTTGTTTATTTACATCATCCATATTCTGGATATTTACTTATTCTGAATTATTATATACACCCCTAGCCACTGGAATGCAGAAAAAATCTACAAGAAAATCTACAAGAAATGCTGTACCCTCTGCAGAATCTTTAACCCACCCATCAACACAGCACATCTTCCTCAGAGGCGTACCTCACTGGAAATACAAAACACTGTACCCAGTCACTGCAGCAGTGCAGTGGGCATCAGCTTTTGGGCTAGTGAGTCAGGAGTTTGTCCTACTATTTTTATGAATATGATCTTTGCCGAGTATCTGGTTTTATCTTCCTTAGGTAAAACTTCTGCATTAAACTCTGGAATTGGGAAAACAGCCTCTTCAGTAGGACACTAGGATTGAATACTGTATCTATGATATGTTTTGAAACTTTTGATGGATATTAATTGTGTTTCATTCACTTGTATAAAGTTTATAGCAGCTTTTTAAGCATTTGGGATGCAGAGAATAATCAGATTAAGTAATTTCTTTTGCTGAGCTATCCATTTTATCTGTGGCAGTTGGAGACCTTATGGAAAAGGACTATAACGATATTTTATTTCTCCAGTGCTTGGAGTGCAGTTATTTCTGCACCAGACTCAGCGGATCCAGTTTGTTGAAGTTAGTGAAACCGCAAAGATCCACTGTTCTTCCACAGAAAACTTGGAAGGAGGAAGTAGCATGTTTTGGTATTTGAGAagagaaggtgaaaaacccaCCTGCATTAAGCGCTGTTTGGATGATCAAAATGTAAGTAAATTTGCTTGCAAACATGAGACACACAACTCGACGCTGGAAATCAGCAATGTCCAAAAGACTGAGTCTGGCATTTACTACTGTGCATTTGAATACAGTAGCTACCTGATTTTTGGAAATGGAACCACACTGATCGTTGGAGGTAAGGAACTATAGCTTGTTTAAGCAGACTAATAATTGATTGACAAAGCATATTTCATGTTCCCATTAAAATGTGACAAGATACCATAGCTACTGATGAATGGTTCAAAGGAAAGCATGCTTTAAGTCAAACCCATCAGCTAAACATTAAATGCTCTGGGTATAGAAGGACTATAGCAACATTTATAGTTATAAAATATATGTGTAAAACCAGAAAGTGCCAAAATTGAAGTTTCTCTGTGACTGTTCAGGGCACCCAGGTTGGGACTCTTTCTAACCTAAGAGTTATGTTTGCAtgaaacaatattttgatttaatgaaaagtttataatatttataaaattgtTCACAATTTTCCTTCTAGGTAGTGCAGCTATGTATTGTGCTATATCCTAGTTAGGGGTTGTGTGGTGATTTAATATTTCCTTCTTCAATAGATTTGTTCCTTTGAATTAATGTCTTACTGACAGatatgcaatgttgttgttgttgttgttgtgttggtgccaggatattagagagacaaggtgggtgaggtaatatcttttactggaccaactttggttggtgagagagacaagttttcttgctggcacagagctcttcttcagatctggaatATGACACTCTGAAtatatttcccagacctgaaggagagctctgtggcatcttgaaagtttgtctttcaccaacagaagttggtccaatgaaagatttttacctcacccacctcgtctctctgAGTGATTTAATACCTTTAATCAGACTGCAGCTCATTTGATCATCACACTGAATTTGCCATCTCTTTCTGCTCAGACAGTTATTCCAACAGTAGCTGGGTGATGCTTCTGGTCCCATTTCCATATGGCAGTCAAGTCACTGGGACAGCAAATCTGGCTTGTGTGATCCATGGAGTGTCCAGCCCAGTCCATGTTTCCTGGAGTGTTTcgggggagctgcaggaacagGGGCTGACACGATCATTGAAAGCAAAGGATGGATCTTTAATGCTCATAAATCACATCAACGTCCCTATGGACACCTGGACTAGTGGGAAGAATTTCACCTGTGAAGTCAAATTCAACTCTTCTGGCAACAGTGTGAAGACAAGTACCAGGTATCCTGCAGGTGAGCGATATTATATTTGAGGCTAATTGAGACTCTTATGTAAAATAGGTGTAAAGTTGCCCCAATCAGAGAGGCTTATACATAATTTTCCATGACAGAAAACTGGAATATtctatatcttaattaaaacttctCAAGGGAGTTTTGGGAAAGGAAACTTGAGACATTACAGGGACCACAAGACAAAGTAGCTCTGATCTCTAGGGAAGCTTTCAACCAGATTATACGTAAAAAGCACTGTAAagagttaaataataataaataccagGAGTAAAGGGAATTGAGAGGCATTTGAGAAGAGAGATGTTTTCCAGTGAGATATGCAAAGTGATGGAAATGAGATGAGGTGAGGCaagatgaaagaaaacaaataagaagaaaacaaagaaagaagaagtgggaccactaaacactgaggatggagtggaggttaaggataatctaggcatggccaaatatctaaacaaatactttgcctcagtctttaataaggctaatgaggatcttagggataatggtagcatgacaaatgggaatgaggatatggaggtagatattaccatatcggaggtagaagcgaaactcgaacagcttaatgggactaaattgggggcccagataatcttcatccaagaatattaaaggaattggcacatgaaaattgcaagcccattagcaagaatttttaatgaatctgtaaactcaggggttgtaccgtacgactggagaattgctaacatagttcctatatttaagaaaggaaaaaaaattatccgggaaactacaggcctgttagtttgacgtctgtagtatgcaaggtcttgggaaaaaatttgaaggagaaagtagttaaggacattgaagtcaatggtaaatgggacaaaatacaacatggttttacaaaaggtagatcgtgccaaaccaacctgatctccttctttgagaaagtaacagattttttagacaaaggaaacacagtggatctaatttacctagatttcagtaaggcgttttatacaatgccacatggggaattattagttaaattggaaaaaatggggatcaatatgaaaattgaaaggtggacaaggaattggttaaaagggagactacagcgggtcctactgaaaggtgaactgtcaggctggagggaggttaccagtggagttcctcagggatcggttttggaaccaatcttatttaatctttttattactgacctcggcacaaaaagtgagagtgtgctaataaagtttgcagatgatacaaagctgggaggtattgccaatttagagaaggaccgggatatcatacaggaggatctggatgaccttgtaaactggagtaatagtaataggatgaaatttaatagtgagaagtgtaaggtcatgcatttagggattaataacaagaatattagttataaaatggggacacttcaattagaagtaacggaggaggagaaggaccttggattattggttgaccacaggatgactatgagctgccaatgtgatatggctgtgaaaaaagctaatgcggtcttgggatgcatcaggcgaggtatttccagtagagataaggtgttagtaccattatacaaggcactggtgagacctcatctggaatactgtgtgcagttctggtctcccatgtttaggaaggatgaattcaaactggaacaggtacagagaaggatgatccgaggaatggaaaaccctgtcttatgaaaggagactcaaggagcttggcttgtttagcctaaccaaaagaaggctgaggggagatatgattgctctctatatcagagggataaataccggagagggagaagaattatttaagcttagtgccaaagtggacacaagaacaaatggatataaactggtcatcgggaagtttagacttgaaattagatgaaggtttctaaccatcagaggagtgaagttctggaataggcttccaagggaagcagtggggacaaaagacctatctggcttcaagatgaaactcgataagtttatggaggagatggtatgatgggataatgtgattttggcaattaattgatctttaactattcatggtatataggcccaatggcctgtgatgggatgttagatggggtgggatctgagttactacagagaattctttcctgggtatctggctgggttgcccacatgctcagggttcagctgattaccatatttggggtcgggaaggaattttcatccagggcagattggaagaggcctgggagggagtttcgccttcctctgtagcatgaggcacgggtcacttgctggaggattctctgcaccttgaagtttttaaaccgtgatttgaggacttcaatagctcagacataggtgagaggtttattgtaggagtgggtgggtgagattctgtggcctgcattgtgcaggaggtcagactagatgatcataatggtcgaccttaatatctatgagtctatgagacctACAGGGAGGAATCTGTAGATGGCAGAAGGTGCAAAGAAGATTCTAATTACAGGAAAATAGAGTTCGCCTATGGGAAAGGGGGCAACACAGAGGGTGAAAGGTGCTGAAGACTCCTGTCGCCTCACTCCTCGGGGGTTAAGGTCCGTGGTGAAATGGGGCTCAGGAGGGGAGAGCTGGATGTGGTGGCATCACGACCCTCTTGGCTCAAGTCAGGCACTTGTGTCTGGTTTTTTTGCTTcctccacagcccctgccagcaaGTGCTCACATTACATTGTGCCCCTTGCGGCTGTTGCTGGTCTGCTGCTGCTATTGGTGTCTCTGAGCCTCGTCTGGACCCTCTGCCCTTCCACTCTGGGTAATAAACAcagcccagcccagacactccCCCACAGAGACAAATCCTGCTTCTGCACTTGTAGCTGTCCCATCCAACATGTGAACATGCTGCAAATGTCACAACTGCCAGCACTGATCTCAGaatgtttgttttctaaatcttGAATTTCCTGTGTCGGGAGAACAGCTTTGTTCTCTGTGACAAAGGGAGCGATGTGGAAAGGCTTCTACTGCCCCTGGCCCAGGCACCTTGTTCACAAAGAGCACTAGCCTTTCTGATGAGCCCCTCTCCATGCGCCATGCATGGTGGTGCCCTGTGCACCCATAGCTCAGATGCACCATTAGTCAATCAACTACAGGTGGTGGGATGACCATGGAAGAGGAACTTTTACTGTTGTCTTTGTTTGTTCCAGGATTCCAGCCCAGGATCTCAGCACCCCCAGCTTCCGAGGAGCACCAGGTATGGCTCTTTGCAAACTGTCTCTGTCTAAATCAATGTGTCTGTCTCAGGCATTTctaatccatcaacttcatgtgTTTGGCACCGAAGCTAATTGATCTGGAAGGAGGAGGTGAAAGTGAGATCTAGCTGTTGGAGTAGTTGAAAGGGAGCAAAGCATCTTACTGCTAACTCTGGTACCAATTTACTGTGGGatagtgggcaagtcacttagtgctCTGTGACTCGTTATCCAttttttacacatggggaaacatAGACTTACTGCTCAAGGATGATGGGAAGTTTGATGTTTTATTGGTTCTGACTGTGCCCTTTACAGGGTTTTTGTGTGCAGATTGGAATATTTTTGGCACTTATAAGATAAAGAGCTATAAGAaattatatttgtaaagcacatgAAGATTTTCCAGTGAAAGGTGCTCTGGACCTGAAACAAAGCTTACTGACCTCAATAGGAGACTGTCCATTTTTACTGGGTTTCGATCTGGCCAAATATTTTCAGCAGGTGAGTTCTTAAAGACAGAATCCAGTGatggtttccattttaaaaacatacagttTATAGGACAAGCAGGAGAATCAGAGATGAGAGGAAATTTTTCATCAGGCTAAAGTCACTTGGATGTTCAGTTCTGTTTCATCCTGTGTCCCTTCATTTTACAAGGAGGTGGCTCATGTTATTTGTCACCAAACAGGGTGGAATCTTATACGCTCATCTGGATTTTGATTCGCGGAATCGCAATGGGCGCACGATGCAGCGATCAGCCAGAGGGAAACGTGTAAAAGCCTGAACTGTCTAGAGCAGGGGAATCCACATGTGGGAACTGATGTCTGGTTCTCTGCTGATCGGATGTAGCAGCTGGAagaaggctctgtctgtctgtctcctttctttttgtattttctccACTTCTCTGTTTCGAATAAAAAGCTGAGAAGATCCTCACAGGGTCCAGCCTCATCAGGTGGGAAATCTCCTTTTGGGATATAAAGGCATCATGGTGTAGATTGTGtattagactggaagctctttggggcaagtatggtctctttgttctgtgtttgtgccgTACCTAGCACAACGGTGCTATGGTAACTCAATAATTGTCGTCATCATCACCCTCCCCTCATCTGCTCAGAGACCCAGACACAGCTGAATGGCTGTAGCTCCCCTGCACAAAGAGTGAGGCCGGATGGCAGGAGCCTGCAGACAGGATGTGCAGCCCCTGTATatgccacagctcccagctcccctgaTTCTCAGCCGTAACGTTACATGGTCATGcaatgggattgggaaggagAAGGATGGATGCAGGAGTTGGGAGGGATGAGAATTTCTCCCCAGGCTAGGGCTGGAGCTGCTAGTCCAGTGCTGCCTctggagcagtgtttctcaacgaccAGTCCGTGGACTggtgccagtccctgagatctccctgacacagtttaggaaggcagccaGCCGGTCACTGGTAtccaaaaggttgagaaacactgctctagagtCTGCTTCTTTCCCCCAAGGGCAAGATCCACAGATCCCCTTGTGCCAACTCCTCTGCACCATCTAACGATAACATATTATCAATGACTGGAGCTCTCCTGGTGCCTGAGCCTGCACACCCTGCCTGTTTGCATCACAACTTGTTGTTGTTCAAGCTGTCATCTGAACTGTCACTCATTAAAAAGTGATAGAAATGCAATTAGTGATGTTTGTGTTGCCTCTTTTACCTGGTCAATGCATCAAGCTCAGCTTATTGTGTAATAAGAAAGGTGCCCTCTTAAATCctttaggccagattctgctctggtTTGCAGCAGTGTAAACCTGGAGGagctcagtggagttaccccagatttacaccagtgtctcTGAGAGCAGAATCCGGTCCTTTCTATCCCACTTGGCATCTGTGTTTCTTTTGAAGGATGACCCAACAAATGTGTGTCATGCGACTTGTTACACACACATATGGTAAGGGCTGTTTCACAGAGGACAGTGatcgattgttctccatgtccactggaagAAGGACAAAAAGttatgggcttaatctgcagctagagagatttaggtgagatattaaGAAAATCTTGCTAACTCGAAGGTTAGTTCAACTCTGGAACAGGTGTCCAagcgaggttgtggaatccccgtcattggaggtttttaagaacaggctggacaaacacctgtcaggcatggtctagatttacttggtctgGGACTTGATGACTTTTTGAGGTCCATTCTAGCCTGTCATTTCTGTGAATCAGAGTGCTAATAAAAAATGAATGACTAAGGGCCAGAATCTGATCTCATGTTTCCCTAGGTACTGAACTGAACGGGGCTGCAGGAAGGCCCAGATTTCCACTGAGCCTTCAAACTGAAGTCTTGAATGAACAGTGACTTGCAGTCACTGAAGGCACTTTCAGCAAGAGAAGAGTAGCTGGCTCTGGTTCCTTGGCCAACGTCCCATTTGAGttattactagagctggtcaagaatCTTTAGAGGAAACATTTCTTTGTCAGAAAATGCCCGCTTGTTGAAatggagattcccccccccccccaagggaaaAGGGTCAGTTTGACGTTTTTTacaagaaaaaagtttcagaattgcaaaatgaaa from Dermochelys coriacea isolate rDerCor1 chromosome 24, rDerCor1.pri.v4, whole genome shotgun sequence encodes the following:
- the LOC119848050 gene encoding immunoglobulin alpha-2 heavy chain-like isoform X2; amino-acid sequence: MNMIFAEYLVLSSLVLGVQLFLHQTQRIQFVEVSETAKIHCSSTENLEGGSSMFWYLRREGEKPTCIKRCLDDQNVSKFACKHETHNSTLEISNVQKTESGIYYCAFEYSSYLIFGNGTTLIVGDSYSNSSWVMLLVPFPYGSQVTGTANLACVIHGVSSPVHVSWSVSGELQEQGLTRSLKAKDGSLMLINHINVPMDTWTSGKNFTCEVKFNSSGNSVKTSTRYPAASSTAPASKCSHYIVPLAAVAGLLLLLVSLSLVWTLCPSTLGFQPRISAPPASEEHQGGILYAHLDFDSRNRNGRTMQRSARGKRVKA
- the LOC119848050 gene encoding uncharacterized protein LOC119848050 isoform X5; translated protein: MNMIFAKYLVLSSLVLGVQLFLYQTQRIQFVEVNDTAKIHCSSKENLEGGSRIFWYLRREGETPTCIKSCLDNQNVSKFACKHERRSSTLEISNIEKTESGIYYCAYKYSSYLLFGNGSTLIVGDSYTNSSWVMLLVPFPHGSQVTGAANLACVIHGVSSPVYVSWSVSGELQEQGLMRSLKAKDGSLTLINHISVPMDTWISGKNFTCEVKFNSSGNTVKKSTRYSVAPASKCSHYIVPLAAVAGLLLLLVSLSLVWTLCPSTLGFQPRISAPPASEEHQGGILYAHLDFDSRNRNGRTMQRSARGKRVKA
- the LOC119848050 gene encoding uncharacterized protein LOC119848050 isoform X4; this encodes MNMIFAKYLVLSSLVLGVQLFLYQTQRIQFVEVNDTAKIHCSSKENLEGGSRIFWYLRREGETPTCIKSCLDNQNVSKFACKHERRSSTLEISNIEKTESGIYYCAYKYSSYLLFGNGSTLIVGDSYTNSSWVMLLVPFPHGSQVTGAANLACVIHGVSSPVYVSWSVSGELQEQGLMRSLKAKDGSLTLINHISVPMDTWISGKNFTCEVKFNSSGNTVKKSTRYSVAPASECSHYIVRLAAVAGLLLLLVSLTLVWTLCPSMLGFQPRISAPPASEEHQGGILYAHLDFDSRNRNGRTMQRSARGKRVKA
- the LOC119848050 gene encoding uncharacterized protein LOC119848050 isoform X1, yielding MNMIFAKYLVLSSLVLGVQLFLYQTQRIQFVEVNDTAKIHCSSKENLEGGSRIFWYLRREGETPTCIKSCLDNQNVSKFACKHERRSSTLEISNIEKTESGIYYCAYKYSSYLLFGNGSTLIVGDSYTNSSWVMLLVPFPHGSQVTGAANLACVIHGVSSPVYVSWSVSGELQEQGLMRSLKAKDGSLTLINHISVPMDTWISGKNFTCEVKFNSSGNTVKKSTRYSVASSTAPASKCSHYIVPLAAVAGLLLLLVSLSLVWTLCPSTLGFQPRISAPPASEEHQGGILYAHLDFDSRNRNGRTMQRSARGKRVKA
- the LOC119848050 gene encoding uncharacterized protein LOC119848050 isoform X6 — encoded protein: MLGVQLFLYQTQRIQFVEVNDTAKIHCSSKENLEGGSRIFWYLRREGETPTCIKSCLDNQNVSKFACKHERRSSTLEISNIEKTESGIYYCAYKYSSYLLFGNGSTLIVGDSYTNSSWVMLLVPFPHGSQVTGAANLACVIHGVSSPVYVSWSVSGELQEQGLMRSLKAKDGSLTLINHISVPMDTWISGKNFTCEVKFNSSGNTVKKSTRYSVASSTAPASKCSHYIVPLAAVAGLLLLLVSLSLVWTLCPSTLGFQPRISAPPASEEHQGGILYAHLDFDSRNRNGRTMQRSARGKRVKA